The DNA window CGCGCAGGCTCGCCGAAACGCTGGCCGGGCTGAAACGGGTGCGCGACAGGCTCGCCCGCGCGCTGGAAGCCTGAAAGCTATTCTGCCGCCATCAGTTCCGCCTCGCCGAGATCGACGCTGACGAGGCGCGAGATGCCTTTTTCCGCCATGGTCACGCCGAACAGGCGGTGCATCCGGCTCATCGTGACGGCGTTGTGAGTGACGATGAGATAGCGCGTGCTGGTCGTGCGGACCATCGAATCGAGCAGGTCGCAGAACCGTTCGACATTGGCATCGTCGAGGGGCGCATCGACCTCGTCGAGGACGCAGATCGGCGCAGGATTGGTCAGGAACAGCGCGAAGATCAGTGCGGTCGCGGTCAGCGCCTGTTCGCCCCCCGACAGGAGCGAAAGCGATTGCAGCCGCTTGCCCGGCGGCTGGGCATAGATTTCGAGCCCCGCTTCCAATGGATCGTCCGAATCGACGAGCGCGAGATGCGCCTGCCCGCCCTGGAACAGCCGCGTGAACAGCACCCGGAAATGCCCGTCCACTTCCTCGAAAGCGGCGCGCAGGCGTTCGCGGCCTTCGCGGTTGAGATTGCCGATCGATCCGCGCAGGCGCGCGACCGCTTCGGCGAGTTCGGCCTGCTCGCTCGCATTGGTGCCGTGCTCCTCCTCGATCCGGGCGAGCTCGTCGGCGGCGACGAGATTGACCGGGCCGATCCGCTCGCGGCTGGCGGTGAGCCTGTCGAGCGCTTCGGATTCCTCACTGGCAGGCTTCACCTCGTCCTCGGCGAAAGCGAAGCGTTCGGAAAGCAGCGGGGGCGGGCACTGGAAGCGTTCACCTGAAACGCGCGCCATTTCGCTGCGGCGCGATTCCTCGTTCTCGGCCCGCGCGGCCAGCGTAGCGCGCCCCTCGCGCGCCTGGGCCAGCGTCTCCGTCGCTTCGGCCAGCACGCGTTCGACATCGCCGAGGGCGTCCTGCGCCAGCTGCATCGTCTGCTCGGCTTCGGCGAGCTCCTTCGCCAGCCGCTCACGCAGCGTGTCGCCCTGTTCGATCTCGGCCATCAGCGCGGCCGGCTTGGCCGCATGGATCGCGCGCTCCTCCTCGATTTCCTCGAGCCGGCTCGCCGCTTCCGACATGCGCCGCTCGGCATCGGAAGAGCGCGCCTGCCAGCCCGCATGGTCCGATTTCTGCGCCGCAAGCCGTTCGCGCGCGACGGCGAGGGACTGGTCGTGCGAGGCGAGTTCGGCGAGCGTTGCCTGCACCGCCGAGCGGGCGGCCTCGTTCTTCGCCTGCGCCGCCTCTAGCGCGGCACGGCCCGCATCGGGGGCGGGAAGTTCGGCGCGTTTCGCCTTTGCGGCTTCAAGGTCGCTTGTCGCGGCGGAGAGCTGTTCGGCGAGATCGTCTTCGCTGTCCGACAATTCTGCCAGGCGCGCAGCGATCCGCTCCCTCGCGGCCTCGGCCTGGTCGAGCGCGCGCCATGCCTGGCGTTCGGTCTCGACGGTTCCTGCAAGTTCGCGTTCGAGCGCGACGAGGGCGGTCTGCAGTGCGGAGAGTTCCTCGCGCGCGGCGGTCTCGCTCGTGGCGGCGTTCCCGGCGGCGGCGCGCAGGGCGGGGAGCTGTTCTTCGAGTTCCGCCAGCCGGTTGGCCGCTTCGAGCCGCGCCGCCTCGGCGGAGCCTTCGCCGCGCGCCAGAAAGCCGTCCCAGCGGCGCAGATGCCCGGCGCTCGTCACCAGCCATTCGCCCGGCGCGAGGTCGCGCCCGTCATCCTCCTCGGCGACATGGACAAGGGCGAGGCGCGCGCGCAGTTCAGCGGGGCAATCGGTGACATGGGCAAGGAGGCTGTCAGGCAATTCGCGCGGCGTCTCGCTTCCACTCCAGAAGCGTCCCTCGGCTCCGGCTTCGGGCGCGCCGAGCGGCGATTTCGCATCGCGCCCCAGCACCGCGGCAAGCGCGCGTTCATAGCCCTTGGCGACGCTCACGCGGTCGAGCGCCGCAGGCAGGCCGTGGCGGCCCTTCTCGCGCTTCTCGCGAGCATCGCGGTCGCGGGCGAGGGCGTTGTATTCGCGTTCGATCCCGGCCAGTTCGGCCTTCGCGCCCGCCAGCTGTGCCGACGCTTCGTCGCGGGCGGATTGCAGTTCGGCCTTGCGCGCCTGCTCGGTCTCGAGCCGTTCGCGCAGCCGGGCCACGTCTCCCGCCGCCTCTTGCGCAGCCTCGCGCGCGGCGATGACAGCGGCCTCGGTATCCTGTGCTTCTTCAAGCTCGGCGCGGGTCCGCTCCAGCCGTTCGCGTTCCGCCGTCAGCCGCGAAAGACGCGCTTCGGCCTGTTCGATCGCGGCCTCGGCCACGCGCCATTCGGCCTCGACCCCGGCATGGTCGGCGGTCGCCTTCGCCAGAGCGAGTTCGGCGGCGCGGCTTGCGCGTTCGGCCTTCTCGGCAGCATCGGCGAGCGCGGGGCGCTCCTTCTCGGCCTCTTCCACCGCCTTGCGGCTCGCTTCGAGTTCCCGCGACAGGCGGCTGAGCGCGTCGACCGCATCGGTCGTGAGCCGGTCGGCATCCTCGCGGTCGGCCTCGAGCCGCTCGCGCTGGCGAGTGAGGTCGGAGAGCCGCGCTTCGGCCGCTTCGAGTTTTTCCGACAGGGCCGCCATCCGGTGCCCGTGCGCGCTGGCATCGTCGCGGCGATCGGCAAGCTCGTCGCGCGCCGCGGCAAGCGTCTTGGCCGCTGCGGCCTGTTCCTTCTGCGCCTCGGCGACCTTGGCCTGCGCTTCGGCGACGCGCGCCTCGGCCCCTTCGGCCGCCGCGCGCGCTTCCTTGGCCGAACGCGCCGCATCGCGCCAGCGGGCGAAGAGTAGCCGCGCCTCGGCGGTGCCGATTTCGTCGGTCAGGGCCTTGTAGCGCTCGGCCTGCTTTGCCTGCCGGCGGAGCGAATTCATCTGCGCATCGAGTCCCGCCATGAGGTCTTCGAGCCGGGCGAGATTGGCCTCGGTCTGGCGCAGCTTGCTTTCGGCATCCTTGCGCCGCACATGCAGCCCGGCGATTCCGGCTGCCTCTTCCAGCATGGCGCGGCGTTCGGCGGGCTTGGCGGCGATCACCTGCGCGATCTTGCCCTGGCTGACAAGAGCGGGGGAATGCGCACCGGTCGCGGCATCGGCGAAGGTCAGCGCCACGTCCTTGGCCCGCACGTCGCGCCCGTTGACGCGGTAGGCACTGCCCGCGCCGCGTTCGATCCGGCGGGTGACGACGAGATCCTCGCCATCCTCGTCATGGGCGTGGAGCACGACCTCGGCGAAGGCGCGGGGCGGACGGGTAGAGGTCCCCGCGAAGATCACGTCTTCCATTCCGCCCGAGCGCATGGATTTGGGGCTGTTTTCGCCCATCACCCAGCGGATCGCTTCGAGCAGGTTGGACTTGCCGCAGCCATTCGGGCCGACGACCCCGGTCAGGCCCGGCTCGATGCGCAGTTCGGCCGGCTCGACGAAGCTCTTGAATCCGCTGAGCTTGAGCCGGCTGATCTGCATGCGCGTATCCGCTTACTCGGCCGGCCGCGCGCCGGCGTTCTGCAGCGCGGGCTCGACGGAGGACCATTGCGGGCCGTCGACCCTGCTGCCGTTGATGAAGAAGGTGGGAGTGGCCGTCACCTCGTCTTCCTGCGCGAGCGCATCGGCACCCTTGACCATGTCCTCGATCGCGGCGGCATCGGACAGGCACGTGCGCGCCTCGTCCGCCGAAAGCCCGCGCGCGGCGAAGAAGTCGATGAACCCCGCCAGTTCCGCCATCCGTACGAAGCGCTGCTCCATCGGCAGATTGCCTGCCGCCTGGATCGCCTCGCCGTTCTGCTGGACTCCGTTCATGACCTGGCCGAGATTGCCCCAGACTTCGTCCGAAAGCGCATGGACCCGTTCGGGCGGGCCGCACTGGATCATGGCCGCGAGCACCACGTCGAACGTATTGAGGAATACCTCGCGCTGTTCGATGCTGACGGTGCCGGTCGAGATGTATTCCTGCTTGAGTTCCGGTTTGCCCTGCATCGCGAAGGCGGCGCAAGCTCCGCAGGTGTGCGATGCGTATTCGACCAGCTTGAGCGGCGCATCGGGATTGCCGAGCACGTAACCGCCTTCCTCCGAGACGGTGACGGTGTCGGTCCACGAGGTGCCTTCGGGCGCGGCGATCGGATCGATCGGCCCGCTCGCATCGGTCGTGACATCGGCTTCCTCGCCCCCGCATGCGGAAAGGGCGAGGGCAAGCGGCGCTGCGATCAGCGCGGCCATGGGCTTCGATGCGTAACGAAAGCGGGTCGGGATCATCTTCGGTCTTGTCCTTCGGATCGATGGGAGAAGTTACAGGCTCGGTTCCGGGGCTCAATAGCCGCGCGGGGCGTGCTTGTGCACAAATATGTGGGCAGGCGCAGCCAGGGCGCGCGTCATTCGCCCGCTGCGGGGGCTCCCGCGGGGGCGTAGCGCGCCGCGAGCACGCCGCGCAGCGCCCCCCAGCTGTGCACCTTGTCGAGCAATTCGCCGTCGAGCGCGAAGCTGGGCGTGCCGGGAATGCCGAGGTCCGTCTTGTCCGCGAGGCTGTTTTGCGCGATCCGTTTCGCCGCCGCGTCGTCGCTCAGGCAGGCATCGATCTCCGACAGGCTCATGCCTTTCTTCGCCAGCGTATCGTCGAGATCGAGAGCGCGCGCCGCGCTCAGCCGCGCCGCCGCATCGCCGCGCGCCCAGGCGGCCTGCTGGCTGCGCGGCGCATTGGCCGCCCGGCCGAGCCATTCGTCCTGGGTGTAGAGGAACAGCCGGTGGCGGTCCTTGAAGCCCGCGACATCGCCGCACTGGACAAGCAGGCTGACCGTCATGTCGAGCCAGTTGCGGATGACCGGGCGCACCTCCACTCCGAGCTTGCCCGGCGCGATGAGCACAAGGTCCATCGACGGCCCCGCTTCTTTGGCGAATTCGGCGCAATGGGGGCAGGTGTAGCTCATGAACTCGATCAGCTGCGCCTCGGCCTCGGGATTGCCGATCAGGTGGCCGCGCTCGGTCTGCGCGATTTCCGCCTGCCAGACCTTGGTCGGAGTCGTGTCGACGAAATTGCTGTCGGGATTGGAAAGGTCCTGGTTCTGCGCCGCTGCCGGGGCGGCCAGAACGGCAAGGCCGGCGGCAAGGCCGGCCGAAAGCGCGACGAATGCTGTTCTCACGTCTCGTCCTTTTTCGTCTGTTCCTGCGCGTCGAAGCTGCGTGCGAGCGATTCGAGCACGGTGCGCAGTTCCGGATCGCCGATATCGCGCAAGCTGTCGCCCAGTTCCATCGGGATCGGCTTGAGCGAAGGCGGCGGCTTGGCGGGCCTGTCAGCAGGCGGCGCCTTAACCGCGCCTTGCCGGATCTTAACCCGCGCAAGCGCCCGGTAGCCGAAGAAGCGGTTCACCCGTTCGATGATTTCGGGCGTCACCTGCTGGATAAGCGGGGCATGGGCCGGGGCGACGACGAGGTGGAGCGTCCCCTCTGCGCGCTCTCCGGGGGGAAAGCGGATCGCCTCGGGACTGCACACCCTTGCATGCCGAGGACCGACGATTTCGTGCCAGCGCGTGACGACCGAGCTTTGCACGAAGCCGAAGCGGCGAAATGCGGTGCGGCCGATTTCGGGCATGAGATCGCCGATCGGCTTCGCCCCGCCGCCGCGCGGGCGCTGATAGGGCGTGGCGGTCCCCTTCTTGCCTCTGCCGCTCGACTTCGGTTTATCGCTGCCTGTTCCCATGACGCGCCGAGCCATGCCATAGGCGTGGCGTGACCGCCAGCATCTCCGACGCGCTTCTCGACTGGTATGACCGCAATGCCCGCGCGCTGCCGTGGCGCAATCCTCCCGGCGCGCCGCTGCCAGATGACGCCGCGTGGCCCTATCGCGTGTGGCTGTCGGAAGTGATGCTCCAGCAGACGACGGTGGCGGCGGTGAAACCCTATTTCGAGGCCTTCACCCGGCGCTGGCCGACGGTCGAGGACCTTGCCGCGGCACCTGAGGATGACGTCATGGCGGCATGGGCCGGGCTCGGCTATTATTCGCGCGCCCGCAATCTCGTGAAATGCGCGCGCGCAGTCGCGGCGCGGGGCGGCTTTCCCGCCGAAGAGGCCGGACTGCGCGAGTTGCCGGGCCTGGGTGCCTACACGTCAGCTGCGATCGCCGCGATCGCCTTCGGGCGCCGTGCGGTGGTGGTCGATGCCAATGTCGAGCGGGTGGTGGCGCGGCTGTTCGCGCTTCGCCAGCCGCTGCCGGGGGCGCGCAAGCCGATCCGCGAAAAGGCCGAGGCGATCACGCCCGAAATGCGCGCGGGCGATTTCGCGCAGGCGATGATGGATCTCGGATCGCAGGTCTGCACCGCAAAAGCCCCGCGCTGCCTGTTGTGCCCGCTTTCGTCCGACTGCGAGGGACGCGAAAAGGGCATCGCTGAAAGCCTGCCGATCAAGCCCGCGAAGAAGGCCAAGCCCGAGCGGCGCGGCACCGCTTTCTGGATCGAGCGCATCAACGGGCCGGGGCGCGAGGTCTGGCTCGTCAAGCGGCCGGGCACCGGGATGCTAGGCGGGATGCGCGCGCTGCCGGACGACGGCTGGTCGGCGCGCGATGACGGTTCGGGTGCCGCGCCATGGGGAGGGAATCCGGAGGGCATGTGGGCGGGCGTGTGGGAGGACCTGGGCGCGGTGCGCCACACCTTCACCCACGCGCATCTCACCCTTGGCCTAAGGCGGGCCGAAATCTCGGGCGAACCGGGGGGCGAGGGCGAATGGTGGCCGATCGAACGGCTGGAGGAGGCGGGGCTGCCTACCCTCTATGCCAAGGCCGCGCGACTCGCGCTGGCCCGGGAAAGTTAGAGGATCCCGCCGCCCAGCATCAGGCGCACGACCGCGATCAGCAGCACGATGAGGCAGAAATTGCGTCCCCCGTCCCTTGATGAGAGCGCGCCGAGCACCACGCCGATCACGATGATCGGCAGCGCGACCCAGTTGGCGGCGCCGAGCAGCGGCAGCTGCGCCGGAATGACGATGACGAGGCTGAGAAGCCCGACGAGATAGGCAAGAGCGTTGAGCATGTGTGTTATATAGATAGCACACTTTGCCGCTGCAAGAACCCGCAACGCCAAAGCGCCCGATTGACCCTGCGGCCCAAGTCACGCACACAGCGAACCGACCCTTTCAGACCATCTGCCGGAGATTTTTCGCCCATGGCTTTCCGCGACCTCGACACCCCCGATTTCTCGCGCCGCTCGCTGCTGCGCCTCGGCGGCCTGGGTGCCGCTGCGGCAGCGCTTTCTGGCCTGCCGTTCGGCCGCGCCCTGATGGCGCATGACGTGTCCGAGGCCTGGCCGAATGTCGCCGCGCTCGCCGAACGCTATGTCTCGCAGGGCAAGGTCGCGAACATGATGCTGACCTTCGGCTGGGGACGCGAGGAACACGCCCACATAATCGCGCGCGGCGCACCGAGCGTGGGCGCGCGCGGCGAGGTCGATGCGGATTCGCTCTACCGCATCTATTCGATGACCAAGCCGATCACCGGCATGGCGGCGATGATGCTGGTCGATGAAGGAAAGCTCGGTCTCGACCAGCCTGTTCACGATCTCATCCCCGCATTCCGCGACATGCAGGTGCTGGTCGATCCGGACGGGCCGCTCGACGAGGTCGAACCGGCGATCCGCCCGATGACGGTGCGCCAGCTTATGACGCACACGTCCGGGCTCGGCTATGACATCGTCTCCAAGGGGCCGCTGCAGAAGGCTTACCAGGAAGCGGGCGTGGTCAGCGGGCGGGTCAGCAAGATGCCGATCCCCGGCTTTCCCGACGTTACCCCCGCGCCGGGCCTCGAAGCCTTCGCCGAACGGCTGGCCGAAATCCCGCTGATGTATCAGCCGGCGACGAAATGGAGCTATTCCTTCGGGCTCGACGTGTTGGGCCGGGTGATCGAGGTCGCCTCGGGGCAGAGCTTCGATGCTTTCCTCCAGGAGCGCTTCTTCGGACCGCTGGGCATGACCAGCACCTTCTTCGAAGTGCCCGAAAGCGAGGCCGGCCGGCTCACCACCAATTACGGCATATTGAACGGCATGCCGCTGCCGCTCGACCTTGCGAGCAATTCGATCTTTACCGAGGCGCCGCCGATCCTGTGGGGCGGATCCGGCCTCGTCAGCAGCCCGCGCGATTACGACCGGTTTCTCGCCATGGTCCTCGGCCACGGTGTCTTCGAGGGCAAAAGGGTGATGAGCGAACTCG is part of the Erythrobacter litoralis genome and encodes:
- a CDS encoding thioredoxin domain-containing protein, with the protein product MRTAFVALSAGLAAGLAVLAAPAAAQNQDLSNPDSNFVDTTPTKVWQAEIAQTERGHLIGNPEAEAQLIEFMSYTCPHCAEFAKEAGPSMDLVLIAPGKLGVEVRPVIRNWLDMTVSLLVQCGDVAGFKDRHRLFLYTQDEWLGRAANAPRSQQAAWARGDAAARLSAARALDLDDTLAKKGMSLSEIDACLSDDAAAKRIAQNSLADKTDLGIPGTPSFALDGELLDKVHSWGALRGVLAARYAPAGAPAAGE
- a CDS encoding serine hydrolase domain-containing protein produces the protein MAFRDLDTPDFSRRSLLRLGGLGAAAAALSGLPFGRALMAHDVSEAWPNVAALAERYVSQGKVANMMLTFGWGREEHAHIIARGAPSVGARGEVDADSLYRIYSMTKPITGMAAMMLVDEGKLGLDQPVHDLIPAFRDMQVLVDPDGPLDEVEPAIRPMTVRQLMTHTSGLGYDIVSKGPLQKAYQEAGVVSGRVSKMPIPGFPDVTPAPGLEAFAERLAEIPLMYQPATKWSYSFGLDVLGRVIEVASGQSFDAFLQERFFGPLGMTSTFFEVPESEAGRLTTNYGILNGMPLPLDLASNSIFTEAPPILWGGSGLVSSPRDYDRFLAMVLGHGVFEGKRVMSELAVRVGTSDLIPATVDKKGSWSENEGHGAGGRVQGRTFGWGGAAGTLAAVDYGMGLRTTLFTQYMPSEAYPVREEFLAALEADLAGMRESKAA
- a CDS encoding thioredoxin domain-containing protein; its protein translation is MIPTRFRYASKPMAALIAAPLALALSACGGEEADVTTDASGPIDPIAAPEGTSWTDTVTVSEEGGYVLGNPDAPLKLVEYASHTCGACAAFAMQGKPELKQEYISTGTVSIEQREVFLNTFDVVLAAMIQCGPPERVHALSDEVWGNLGQVMNGVQQNGEAIQAAGNLPMEQRFVRMAELAGFIDFFAARGLSADEARTCLSDAAAIEDMVKGADALAQEDEVTATPTFFINGSRVDGPQWSSVEPALQNAGARPAE
- a CDS encoding DUF721 domain-containing protein, encoding MGTGSDKPKSSGRGKKGTATPYQRPRGGGAKPIGDLMPEIGRTAFRRFGFVQSSVVTRWHEIVGPRHARVCSPEAIRFPPGERAEGTLHLVVAPAHAPLIQQVTPEIIERVNRFFGYRALARVKIRQGAVKAPPADRPAKPPPSLKPIPMELGDSLRDIGDPELRTVLESLARSFDAQEQTKKDET
- a CDS encoding AAA family ATPase gives rise to the protein MQISRLKLSGFKSFVEPAELRIEPGLTGVVGPNGCGKSNLLEAIRWVMGENSPKSMRSGGMEDVIFAGTSTRPPRAFAEVVLHAHDEDGEDLVVTRRIERGAGSAYRVNGRDVRAKDVALTFADAATGAHSPALVSQGKIAQVIAAKPAERRAMLEEAAGIAGLHVRRKDAESKLRQTEANLARLEDLMAGLDAQMNSLRRQAKQAERYKALTDEIGTAEARLLFARWRDAARSAKEARAAAEGAEARVAEAQAKVAEAQKEQAAAAKTLAAARDELADRRDDASAHGHRMAALSEKLEAAEARLSDLTRQRERLEADREDADRLTTDAVDALSRLSRELEASRKAVEEAEKERPALADAAEKAERASRAAELALAKATADHAGVEAEWRVAEAAIEQAEARLSRLTAERERLERTRAELEEAQDTEAAVIAAREAAQEAAGDVARLRERLETEQARKAELQSARDEASAQLAGAKAELAGIEREYNALARDRDAREKREKGRHGLPAALDRVSVAKGYERALAAVLGRDAKSPLGAPEAGAEGRFWSGSETPRELPDSLLAHVTDCPAELRARLALVHVAEEDDGRDLAPGEWLVTSAGHLRRWDGFLARGEGSAEAARLEAANRLAELEEQLPALRAAAGNAATSETAAREELSALQTALVALERELAGTVETERQAWRALDQAEAARERIAARLAELSDSEDDLAEQLSAATSDLEAAKAKRAELPAPDAGRAALEAAQAKNEAARSAVQATLAELASHDQSLAVARERLAAQKSDHAGWQARSSDAERRMSEAASRLEEIEEERAIHAAKPAALMAEIEQGDTLRERLAKELAEAEQTMQLAQDALGDVERVLAEATETLAQAREGRATLAARAENEESRRSEMARVSGERFQCPPPLLSERFAFAEDEVKPASEESEALDRLTASRERIGPVNLVAADELARIEEEHGTNASEQAELAEAVARLRGSIGNLNREGRERLRAAFEEVDGHFRVLFTRLFQGGQAHLALVDSDDPLEAGLEIYAQPPGKRLQSLSLLSGGEQALTATALIFALFLTNPAPICVLDEVDAPLDDANVERFCDLLDSMVRTTSTRYLIVTHNAVTMSRMHRLFGVTMAEKGISRLVSVDLGEAELMAAE
- a CDS encoding A/G-specific adenine glycosylase, which encodes MTASISDALLDWYDRNARALPWRNPPGAPLPDDAAWPYRVWLSEVMLQQTTVAAVKPYFEAFTRRWPTVEDLAAAPEDDVMAAWAGLGYYSRARNLVKCARAVAARGGFPAEEAGLRELPGLGAYTSAAIAAIAFGRRAVVVDANVERVVARLFALRQPLPGARKPIREKAEAITPEMRAGDFAQAMMDLGSQVCTAKAPRCLLCPLSSDCEGREKGIAESLPIKPAKKAKPERRGTAFWIERINGPGREVWLVKRPGTGMLGGMRALPDDGWSARDDGSGAAPWGGNPEGMWAGVWEDLGAVRHTFTHAHLTLGLRRAEISGEPGGEGEWWPIERLEEAGLPTLYAKAARLALARES